The following coding sequences are from one Liolophura sinensis isolate JHLJ2023 chromosome 12, CUHK_Ljap_v2, whole genome shotgun sequence window:
- the LOC135479419 gene encoding variant surface antigen E-like: MRNENPELTEGWTSWDENPELTDCWTSWDENPWQLDFWTCWDENPELTDYRTSSDDNPELTKGVTSLNVNPRLTDCWSSWEENPGLTDCRTSSDDYPQLRDCWTSSDENPGQSDLPSDLTVGRIS; encoded by the exons ATGCGAA ATGAGAACCCCGAATTGACAGAAGGCTGGACCAGCTGGGATGAGAACCCCGAGTTGACAGACTGCTGGACCAGCTGGGATGAGAACCCCTGGCAGTTAGACTTCTGGACCTGCTGGGATGAGAACCCCGAGTTGACAGACTATAGGACCAGCTCAGATGATAACCCCGAGTTGACAAAAGGCGTGACCAGCTTGAATGTGAACCCCAGGCTGACAGACTGCTGGTCCAGCTGGGAGGAGAACCCCGGGCTAACAGACTGCAGGACGAGCTCAGATGATTACCCCCAGCTGAGAGATTGCTGGACCAGCTCAGATGAGAACCCAGGGCAGTCAGACCTGCCTTCTGATTTGACGGTAGGCAGGATCAGCTGA